One Acanthopagrus latus isolate v.2019 chromosome 12, fAcaLat1.1, whole genome shotgun sequence genomic region harbors:
- the cabp7b gene encoding calcium-binding protein 7, translating into MPVRAVTTRFMYKGLCTIPDVLSYRTPVILPEDEVEEIREAFKVFDRDGNGFISKQELGMAMRSLGYMPNEVELEVIIQRLDIDGDGQVGFEEFVTLLGPKLSSAGMPDKFHGADFDSVFWKCDMQKLTVDELKRLLYDTFRDHLTMKDIENIIMTEESHLNSPESHVDIDTSPTQQEKHTCVRKSLICAFAIAFIISVMLIAANQMLRRGMK; encoded by the exons ATGCCAGTGCGTGCTGTGACCACCAGGTTCATGTACAAGGGACTTTGCACTATTCCAGATGTCCTCTCCTACCGGACCCCCGTGATCCTGCCCGAGGATGAGGTGGAAG AGATTCGTGAGGCGTTCAAAGTATTTGACCGAGACGGGAATGGTTTCATCTCTAAGCAGGAGTTGGGGATGGCCATGCGCTCACTGGGCTACATGCCCAatgaggtggagctggaggttATCATCCAAAGACTTGATATAGATG GTGATGGTCAGGTTGGTTTTGAGGAATTTGTCACGTTGCTCGGCCCCAAACTCTCTTCTGCTGGGATGCCTGATAAGTTCCACGGGGCTGactttgattcagtgttttggAAG TGTGACATGCAGAAACTGACTGTGGACGAGCTGAAGAGGCTGCTTTACGATACTTTCCGTGACCACCTCACCATGAAAGACATTGAGAACATCATCATGACTGAGGAGAGCCACCTGAACAGTCCAGAGTCCCACGTGGACATCGACA CGAGCCCAAcacaacaggaaaaacacacatgtgtgcGCAAAAGCCTGATTTGTGCCTTCGCCATCGCATTTATCATCAGCGTTATGCTCATTGCAGCTAATCAAATGCTCCGCAGAGGAATGAAGTAG